In Pseudomonas fluorescens, a genomic segment contains:
- a CDS encoding MmgE/PrpD family protein, producing MSHTQALCRFLADLAYEQLPEPVLARTEDLYLDWLASALASQGAHPIPLFERYAQKMGPSSGPAQVIVNGGSSSAYFAALVNGASSHLVEQDDLHNSSVLHPATVVFPAALAAAQDLGKSGRDLLLASVAGYEAGIRIGEFMGRSHYRIFHTTATVGTLAAAVAVGKLLDFNQEQFINLLGSAGTQAAGLWEFLRDAADSKQLHTAKAAADGLLAAYLTADGLTGARNILEGDQGLAAGMSTDAEPSKLSADLGRRWALLETSFKFHASCRHTHPAADALLEVMQREGLGAADIAHVETRVHQGAIDVLGRVTVPTSVHQAKFSMGTVLGLIAVHGKAGLTEFHQWALSDPAVSAFRDNVSMALDAEVDGAYPQRWLGRVLVSTVDGRSLHGAIDEPKGDPGNTLSRAELADKFQRLTQFSGARSPAQAHALIDKVWNLRNAASMAHWL from the coding sequence ATGAGCCATACCCAAGCCCTGTGTCGGTTCCTGGCCGACCTGGCCTACGAGCAATTGCCCGAGCCCGTGCTGGCGCGCACCGAAGACCTGTACCTGGATTGGCTGGCCTCCGCGTTGGCCAGCCAGGGCGCGCACCCGATCCCGTTGTTTGAACGCTATGCGCAGAAGATGGGGCCGAGCAGCGGCCCGGCGCAGGTGATCGTCAATGGCGGCAGCAGCAGCGCGTATTTTGCCGCGCTGGTCAATGGCGCCTCGTCCCATCTGGTGGAGCAGGATGACCTGCACAACAGCTCGGTGCTGCACCCGGCCACCGTGGTGTTTCCGGCGGCCTTGGCGGCCGCGCAAGACCTGGGCAAATCCGGCCGCGACCTGCTGTTGGCCTCGGTGGCGGGTTATGAAGCCGGGATCCGCATCGGCGAATTCATGGGCCGCTCCCACTACCGCATCTTCCACACCACGGCCACGGTGGGCACCCTGGCGGCGGCGGTGGCGGTAGGCAAGTTGCTGGATTTCAACCAGGAACAGTTCATCAATCTGCTCGGCAGCGCCGGCACCCAGGCCGCCGGGCTGTGGGAGTTCCTGCGCGATGCCGCCGACTCCAAGCAACTGCACACGGCCAAGGCGGCCGCCGACGGTTTGCTCGCCGCGTACCTGACGGCCGATGGCCTGACCGGTGCGCGCAATATCCTCGAAGGCGACCAGGGCTTGGCGGCGGGCATGTCCACGGATGCCGAGCCGAGCAAGTTGTCCGCCGACCTTGGCCGTCGCTGGGCGCTGCTGGAAACCTCGTTCAAGTTTCACGCCTCGTGCCGCCATACCCATCCTGCCGCCGATGCGCTGTTGGAGGTGATGCAGCGTGAAGGCCTGGGCGCCGCCGATATCGCGCATGTGGAAACCCGCGTGCACCAAGGCGCCATCGATGTGCTCGGGCGCGTGACGGTGCCCACCAGCGTGCATCAGGCCAAGTTCTCCATGGGCACCGTGCTCGGCCTGATCGCTGTGCATGGCAAGGCCGGCTTGACCGAGTTCCACCAGTGGGCACTGAGCGATCCTGCTGTTTCGGCCTTTCGCGACAACGTCAGCATGGCCCTCGACGCCGAAGTCGACGGCGCCTACCCGCAGCGCTGGCTGGGCCGGGTCCTCGTCAGCACCGTTGATGGCCGCTCGCTGCACGGCGCCATCGACGAGCCCAAGGGCGACCCCGGCAACACCCTGAGCCGCGCGGAGCTGGCGGATAAATTCCAGCGCCTGACCCAGTTCAGCGGCGCGCGCTCACCGGCCCAGGCCCACGCATTGATCGACAAGGTCTGGAACCTGCGCAACGCCGCATCCATGGCCCATTGGCTTTAA
- a CDS encoding acyl-CoA dehydrogenase family protein, whose amino-acid sequence MNPNDNEALNAIREGVRALCAEFDAAYWRRIDEEKGFPEAFVKALTDAGWLSAMIPEEYGGSGLGLAEASVILEEVNRCGGNSGTVHGQMYNMFTLLRHGSAAQKSFYLPKLASGELRLQSMGVTEPTTGTDTTKIKTTAIKRGDKYVINGQKVWISRVQHSDLMILLARTTPLAEVKKKSEGMSIFLVDLREAIGNGLTVQPIANMVNHETNELFFDNLELPLDSLIGEEGKGFKYILDGLNAERTLIAAECIGDGRWFIEKASAYARDRVVFGRPIGQNQGVQFPIAEAHIEIEAADLMRWRACDEYDRGANAGASANMAKYLAAKASWEAANACLQTHGGFGFACEYDVERKFRETRLYQVAPISTNLILSYVAEHLLELPRSF is encoded by the coding sequence ATGAACCCGAACGACAACGAAGCACTCAATGCCATCCGCGAAGGGGTGCGTGCCTTGTGCGCCGAATTCGATGCCGCTTATTGGCGCCGGATCGACGAGGAAAAAGGCTTCCCCGAAGCCTTCGTCAAGGCCCTGACCGATGCCGGCTGGCTGTCGGCGATGATCCCGGAAGAGTATGGCGGCTCGGGCCTGGGCCTGGCCGAGGCCTCGGTGATCCTTGAAGAGGTCAACCGCTGTGGCGGCAACTCCGGCACCGTGCATGGCCAGATGTACAACATGTTCACCCTGTTGCGTCACGGCAGCGCGGCGCAGAAAAGCTTCTACCTGCCCAAGCTGGCCAGCGGCGAATTACGCCTGCAATCGATGGGTGTCACCGAGCCCACCACCGGTACCGATACCACCAAGATCAAGACCACTGCGATCAAACGCGGTGACAAGTATGTGATCAACGGCCAGAAGGTGTGGATCTCACGGGTGCAGCATTCCGACTTGATGATCCTGCTGGCGCGCACCACGCCGCTGGCCGAGGTGAAGAAAAAGTCCGAGGGCATGTCGATCTTCCTGGTCGACCTGCGCGAAGCCATCGGCAATGGCCTGACCGTGCAACCCATCGCCAACATGGTCAACCACGAAACCAACGAGCTGTTCTTCGACAACCTGGAACTGCCCCTGGACAGCCTGATTGGCGAGGAAGGCAAGGGTTTCAAATACATCCTCGATGGCCTGAATGCCGAACGCACGCTGATCGCCGCCGAGTGCATCGGTGACGGCCGCTGGTTCATCGAAAAAGCCAGTGCCTACGCTCGCGACCGCGTGGTGTTTGGCCGGCCCATCGGGCAGAACCAGGGCGTGCAGTTCCCAATTGCCGAAGCGCACATTGAAATCGAAGCGGCGGACCTGATGCGCTGGCGTGCCTGCGACGAATACGACCGCGGCGCCAATGCCGGGGCCAGCGCGAACATGGCCAAGTACCTGGCGGCCAAGGCGTCCTGGGAAGCGGCCAATGCCTGCCTGCAAACCCACGGTGGCTTCGGCTTTGCCTGCGAATACGACGTGGAGCGCAAATTCCGCGAGACCCGCCTGTACCAGGTGGCACCGATCTCCACCAACTTGATCCTGTCCTACGTGGCCGAGCATTTGCTCGAACTGCCACGCAGCTTCTGA
- a CDS encoding FAS1-like dehydratase domain-containing protein: protein MSATDWIGRSETAHDHLSHNLLKRIAATLGEAVPEQGQDLPPLWQWCFFQDPLPESALGTDGHPARGGFLPPADKRNRMWAGGRIEFLHPLRAGEAATRVSTITQVEEKTGRSGSLLFVTVRHDYSQDGRLAIREEQDIVYREPTPPKQGSGEALAQGEWHETIAPTPTLLFRYSAVTFNGHRIHYDYPYVTGTEGYAGLVVHGPLIATLSLRAFCRAHPEATLRRFSYRGVRPLIAPQPFEVGGHVTQPGVAALWAGNADGLAQLAEVHFE, encoded by the coding sequence ATGAGCGCCACTGATTGGATCGGCCGAAGCGAAACCGCCCACGACCACCTGAGCCATAACCTGCTCAAACGCATTGCCGCCACCCTTGGCGAAGCCGTCCCCGAGCAGGGCCAGGATCTGCCGCCGCTGTGGCAGTGGTGTTTCTTCCAGGACCCGCTGCCCGAGTCGGCCCTGGGCACCGACGGCCACCCGGCCCGTGGCGGCTTCCTGCCGCCGGCGGATAAGCGCAATCGCATGTGGGCCGGTGGGCGGATCGAGTTCCTGCACCCACTGCGTGCCGGCGAGGCGGCCACCCGGGTGTCAACCATCACCCAGGTCGAGGAGAAAACCGGCCGCAGCGGTTCACTGTTGTTTGTCACGGTGCGTCACGACTATTCCCAGGACGGCCGCCTGGCGATCCGCGAAGAACAGGACATCGTCTACCGCGAGCCCACGCCACCCAAGCAGGGCAGCGGCGAGGCCCTGGCCCAAGGCGAATGGCACGAAACGATCGCCCCCACGCCGACCCTGCTGTTTCGCTACAGCGCCGTGACCTTCAACGGCCACCGCATCCACTACGACTACCCCTATGTCACCGGCACCGAAGGCTACGCCGGGCTGGTGGTACATGGCCCGCTGATCGCGACCTTGAGCCTGCGCGCGTTTTGCCGCGCCCACCCTGAAGCCACCTTGCGTCGTTTCAGCTATCGCGGGGTGCGCCCACTGATCGCGCCTCAGCCGTTCGAGGTAGGCGGGCACGTCACGCAGCCAGGCGTTGCCGCGCTGTGGGCCGGTAACGCGGACGGCCTGGCCCAGCTGGCCGAAGTGCATTTCGAATAA
- a CDS encoding LysR family transcriptional regulator: MHFDLADLRLFIHIAESPSLTQGAKRAFLSPAAASARIKALEGQLDTRLLYRDSRGVEITPAGERLLHHARLIMRQVDYLKSEFTQYGVDSAGHIRIFANTTAVTEFLPEVLAGFLSQRPGVTVDLQERLSRDIVRGVLDGTSDMGIIAGPVEAAGLQVLHFSTDELVLMVPVGHPLAGQPSVTLEQTLAYQHIGLHEGSTLLSFLREHVERIGKHLSLRIQVSSFEAICRMVEAGVGIGIIPESAAVRHSRTMQLVAVKLDEPWAIRERSILVRELEALPGTIRALIATLMPKSA, encoded by the coding sequence ATGCACTTCGATCTCGCCGACCTGCGCCTGTTCATCCATATCGCCGAATCCCCCAGCCTGACCCAGGGCGCCAAGCGCGCATTCCTCTCGCCTGCCGCCGCGAGTGCGCGGATCAAGGCCCTGGAAGGCCAACTCGATACCCGCCTGCTGTACCGTGACAGCCGTGGCGTGGAAATCACCCCGGCGGGCGAACGCCTGTTGCACCACGCCCGGCTGATCATGCGCCAGGTGGACTACCTGAAAAGTGAGTTCACCCAATATGGCGTGGATTCCGCCGGGCATATCCGCATCTTTGCCAACACCACGGCGGTGACCGAATTCCTGCCCGAGGTGCTGGCCGGTTTCCTGTCACAGCGCCCCGGCGTCACCGTCGATCTACAGGAACGCTTGTCGCGGGATATCGTGCGTGGCGTGCTCGATGGCACCAGTGATATGGGAATCATCGCCGGCCCGGTAGAAGCGGCAGGCTTGCAGGTGCTGCATTTCAGCACCGATGAGCTGGTCTTGATGGTGCCGGTGGGCCACCCCTTGGCCGGGCAACCCTCGGTCACCCTGGAACAGACCCTGGCCTACCAGCATATCGGCCTGCACGAAGGCAGCACCTTGCTCAGCTTCCTGCGCGAGCACGTGGAGCGGATCGGCAAGCACTTGTCGCTGCGCATCCAGGTCTCGAGCTTCGAGGCGATCTGCCGGATGGTCGAGGCCGGCGTGGGCATTGGCATCATCCCGGAGTCCGCCGCCGTCCGGCACAGCCGTACCATGCAACTGGTGGCGGTGAAGCTGGATGAACCCTGGGCGATTCGTGAGCGCAGCATTCTGGTGCGGGAGCTGGAGGCATTGCCGGGCACGATCCGCGCCCTGATCGCAACCCTGATGCCGAAGAGCGCCTAA